A stretch of the Aegilops tauschii subsp. strangulata cultivar AL8/78 chromosome 4, Aet v6.0, whole genome shotgun sequence genome encodes the following:
- the LOC109778380 gene encoding uncharacterized protein, whose amino-acid sequence MSAPPSLKSPATAAFLASPRLAVAPRAAVLGATAQPPRRLSCSAAVGAEARDLEMSAPMDWAARSVGELEQATDLDTFCMMALSPLDGRYFRFIKDLMPFFSEFGLIRYRVLVEVKWLLKLSQIPEVKEVPPFSKDAQLFLDAIVQDFSINDAKEVKQIEKITNHDVKAVEYYLKQKCSSNPEVAKVLEFFHFGCTSEDINNLSHALALKEGVNTVMFPVMIDVCSAICSLATENAHVPLLSKTHGQPASPTTLGKEMANFAARLSDIGKSFSEVKILGKFAGAVGNYNADVVAYPEIDWPKMTEEFVRSLGLEFNPYVTQIEPHDYISKLFNLFVQFNIVLTDFDKDMWTYISAGYFKQIAKAGEVGSSTMPHKINPINFENSEGNLSVSNGLLCTLSMKLPISRLQRDLTDSTVLRNLGVGLGHSLLAYKATMQGIKKLEVNKVRLDEDLEQTWEVLAEPIQTVMRRYGIPEPYEKLKEMTRGQAVTKDSIRKFIEGLDLPEDAQSSLLKLTPHSYTGEAENLAANIWNVVDLKSGFKIK is encoded by the exons ATGTCGGCGCCGCCCTCTCTCAAGTCCCCGGCCACCGCCGCCTTCCTCGCCTCCCCACGCTTGGCCGTCGCCCCGAGAGCCGCCGTGCTCGGCGCCACCGCGCAGCCGCCGCGGCGCCTAAGCTGCTCTGCAGCCGTTGGAGCCGAAGCCAGGGATCTCGAG ATGAGTGCTCCCATGGACTGGGCGGCGAGGTCGGTGGGGGAGCTGGAGCAAGCGACAGACCTGGACACTTTCTGTATGATGGCGCTATCACCTCTGGACGGACGGTACTTCAGGTTTATCAAGGACTTGATGCCCTTCTTCAGTGAGTTCGGCCTCATCAGATACCGCGTCTTAGTCGAG GTCAAATGGTTGCTGAAGCTTTCTCAAATTCCTGAGGTCAAGGAAGTGCCACCATTTAGCAAGGATGCTCAGCTCTTCTTGGATGCAATTGTCCAAGATTTTAGCATCAATGATGCTAAAGAAGTGAAACAAATTGAGAAAATAACTAACCATGACGTGAAAGCTGTTGAGTACTATCTGAAGCAGAAATGCAGCTCAAATCCAGAGGTTGCAAAG GTTTTGGAATTCTTCCATTTTGGATGTACTTCTGAAGACATCAACAACCTGTCACATGCATTGGCTCTAAAAGAGGGGGTAAACACAGTTATGTTCCCTGTGATGATCGATGTATGCAGCGCAATATGTTCCTTGGCAACGGAAAATGCACACGTCCCTTTGTTGTCTAAAACTCATGGACAG CCGGCATCACCAACAACTCTGGGAAAGGAGATGGCAAATTTTGCAGCCAGATTATCTGATATTGGGAAGAGTTTTTCTGAGGTCAAGATACTAGGGAAATTTGCTGGTGCTGTTGGAAATTACAATGCTGATGTAGTTGCATATCCAGAAATTGACTGGCCTAAGATGACAGAAGAGTTTGTCAGATCCTTAGGTTTGGAGTTCAATCCTTATGTTACTCAG ATTGAACCTCATGACTATATCTCAAAGCTCTTCAATCTATTTGTCCAGTTCAACATTGTCTTGACTGACTTTGACAAAGACATGTGGACTTACATATCAGCAGGCTACTTCAAGCAG ATAGCAAAGGCTGGTGAAGTTGGATCCTCCACCATGCCTCACAAAATCAATCCCATCAACTTTGAAAATAGTGAAGGCAATCTTAGTGTGTCGAATGGTCTTTTATGTACTTTAAGTATGAAACTACCAATATCAAGGTTGCAG CGTGATCTCACTGATTCAACTGTTTTGAGAAACTTGGGTGTTGGATTAGGGCATTCACTCTTGGCTTACAAAGCAACAATGCAGGGAATCAAGAAGCTAGAG GTGAACAAAGTCCGTTTGGATGAAGACTTGGAGCAAACATGGGAAGTCCTTGCAGAGCCAATACAGACT GTGATGCGAAGGTATGGGATCCCCGAACCCTATGAGAAACTGAAGGAAATGACTAGAGGCCAGGCTGTGACCAAAGACAGCATACGCAAGTTCATTGAAGGTCTTGACCTGCCGGAGGATGCGCAGTCAAGTCTTTTGAAGTTAACACCACACTCTTACACTGGAGAGGCGGAGAATCTGGCTGCAAATATTTGGAATGTGGTTGACCTGAAATCTGGATTTAAGATCAAGTGA